Proteins encoded together in one Triticum dicoccoides isolate Atlit2015 ecotype Zavitan chromosome 7B, WEW_v2.0, whole genome shotgun sequence window:
- the LOC119337667 gene encoding magnesium transporter MRS2-B-like, translating into MADAVKQPLLHHHQPYAYPSYAASASSPALPSVPHSGTATPTPGGGGGGAASSFAGGRRFPGGLDVPNLKKRGGGTRSWIRVEAATASVQTLEVDKATMMRRCELPARDLRLLDPLFVYPSTVLGRERAIVVNLEQIRCVITADEVLLLNSLDSYVFQYAAELQRRLLERAEGDELPFEFRALELALEAACSFLDAQAAELEIEAYPLLDELTSKISTLNLERVRRLKSRLVALTRRVQKVRDEIEQLMDDDGDMAEMYLTEKKMRMESSSVFGDQSLATFNAAAAGTSVSAPVSPVSSPTESRKLEKTYSLCRSRHDSVKSSDNTVTEHIEELEMLLEAYFVVIDSTLNKLTSLKEYIDDTEDFINIQLDNVRNQLIQFELLLTTATFVVAIFGVVAGVFGMNFETDVFNIQNAFQWVLIITGVVGAFIFCFFVWFFKYKRLMPL; encoded by the exons atggcggacgccgTCAAGCagccgctcctccaccaccaccagcccTACGCGTACCCGTCTTACGCCGCGTCGGCCTCGTCCCCCGCGCTCCCCTCCGTGCCCCACTCCGggaccgccacccccacccccgggggcgggggcgggggcgcggCCTCCTCCTTCGCCGGGGGCCGCCGCTTCCCGGGCGGCCTCGACGTGCCCAACCTCAAGAAGCGCGGCGGCGGCACGCGCAGCTGGATCCGCGTCGAGGCCGCCACGGCCTCCGTGCAGACGCTCGAGGTCGACAAGGCCACCATGATGCGCCGCTGCGAGCTCCCCGCCCGCGACCTCCGCCTCCTCGACCCGCTCTTCGTCTACCCCTCCACCGTCCTCGGCCGCGAGCGCGCCATCGTCGTCAACCTCGAGCAGATCCGCTGCGTCATCACCGccgacgaggtgctcctcctcaACTCCCTCGACAGCTACGTCTTCCAGTACGCCGCCGagctgcagcgccgcctcctcgagcGCGCCGAGGGCGACGAGCTCCCCTTCGAGTTCCGCGCCCTCGAGCTCGCCCTCGAGGCCGCCTGCTCCTTCCTCGACGCCCAG GCAGCAGAATTGGAAATTGAAGCATATCCCTTACTGGATGAGCTAACATCAAAAATTAGTACTCTAAATCTGGAACGTGTTCGGCGTCTAAAAAGTAGACTAGTTGCTCTGACCAGAAGAGTCCAGAAG GTCAGGGATGAAATAGAACAACTGATGGATGATGATGGAGATATGGCTGAGATGTATCTCACCGAGAAAAAGATGAGGATGGAATCATCATCTGTGTTTGGTGATCAGTCGTTGGCGACCTTCAACGCAGCAGCTGCTGGGACTTCAGTTTCAGCTCCCGTGTCTCCAGTCTCGTCACCAACAGAATCACGGAAATTGGAGAAAACCTACAGCTTGTGTAGAAGTAGACATGATAGTGTAAAGAGCTCAGATAACACAGTGACTGAACATATTGAGGAGCTTGAAATGTTACTAGAAGCATATTTTGTAGTCATCGACAGCACTCTTAACAAGCTGACCTCG CTGAAGGAGTATATTGATGACACCGAAGATTTTATCAACATTCAGCTG GACAACGTGCGGAATCAGCTGATCCAGTTCGAGCTTTTGCTAACAACCGCCACATTTGTCGTCGCCATTTTCGGAGTGGTCGCGGGTGTTTTCGGGATGAACTTCGAGACCGACGTTTTCAACATCCAGAACGCGTTCCAGTGGGTGCTGATCATTACTGGAGTGGTTGGCGCTTTCATCTTCTGCTTCTTCGTCTGGTTCTTCAAGTACAAGAGACTGATGCCCCTGTAG
- the LOC119342044 gene encoding uncharacterized protein LOC119342044, with the protein MHSSGRLTCPLKAPLVLLRGLISAVANKKAWPEFAAWQREEEEHRPSTMWPEMKAWASMADDPLKRASSAATSPSSPMRRFSPTTMAVGGLLAVGTVGYFMFMGKDDRQRERDRHNERLAQRT; encoded by the coding sequence ATGCATTCCAGTGGCCGCTTAACATGCCCACTTAAGGCCCCTCTCGTCCTTCTCCGAGGGCTCATCTCAGCAGTGGCAAACAAGAAAGCTTGGCCGGAGTTTGCAGCTTGGCAGCGAGAAGAGGAGGAGCATCGTCCGTCCACCATGTGGCCGGAGATGAAGGCGTGGGCCTCCATGGCCGACGACCCGCTGAAGCGCGCGTCGTCGGCGGCGACGAGCCCGTCCAGCCCCATGCGCCGCTTCAGCCCCACCACGATGGCcgtcggcggcctcctcgccgtcgGCACCGTCGGCTACTTCATGTTCATGGGCAAGGACGACAGGCAGCGCGAGCGCGACAGGCACAACGAGCGCCTGGCTCAGCGCACCTGA